The DNA window TTGGTCCGCCGCAACAGCGCGATTTCGCCGAAAAACGTGCCGTCGGGCAACCGCACCCGCCGGCTCGGCAATTCGATTTCGACCTCGCCGGCGGTGATGAAATACATCGAGGAGGCCGTATCGCCGCGCCGCACCAGGATCTCGCCGGGCTCGATGGTCTGCGCCCGCAACAACCGCATGATGTCGGCGATTTCGGCGGCCGCCAGATGCGAGAACAGCGGCACCCGCGCCAGCATGCCCCAGGTGACGATGAAGTCGCGCCGCCGAACCTCGTCGGCAAACGCAGTGGAAATGATCGCCACCGGCAGCGCGATCATGGTCAAGCCGCCGACGATGGTGAACACCGACACCAGTTTGCCCAGCGGCGTGACCGGAACGACGTCGCCATAGCCGACCGTGCCCAGCGTCACGATCGCCCACCACATCGCCTGCGGAATTGTGCCGAACTTGTCGGGCTGAACCTCGTGCTCGATGGCGTAGAGCAGCGACGCAAACACCAGCACCGCACCGGTGAGGATCACGAGGCACCCGATCAGCGTTCGCCGCTCGGCATGCAGCGCTGCCAGCAGCGAGCGCATCGCCGGCGAATACCGCACCAGCTTGAAAAACGGCAGCATGCCGAGCAGCACCAGCGTCGAACGGCTGCCGGCGATCAGCGCGATCGACGCCGGCAGAAAGGCCAGGAGATCGATGATACCGAGGCTGGAAAGCGCATATTCCGTGCGGTCCTGCGTCGGCGACCGTTTGCGCGGCGAGTGGCCGACCACGCTCCAGAGTCGTGCGGCGTATTCGAGCGCGAAAATGATCACCGCGCCGATCTTGATGATGGTGAACAGCCAACCGATACGTGCATCGAACTCCGGAACCGACGCCAGGACCATCGCCAGCACGTCCAGGATGATGATGGATATGATCAGCCGGACGAAGCGCGAACCGACCGAATAGGGCAGATGATCGTGCTCGAGCAGTTCGTAGAGCCGATCCCGCAAATCCGGGTCGTTCAGCCGCCGTCTGCGCGCCAGGATCGCCACGGCCGGTATCCCAATTCCGAAGTTCGCAGATGTACGGTGCCCCTCTGATGCGAACTTCTGGAATCAAAGGAACACAGGAAGATAGGCGCTGTTGCTGCCCTCGATTTGATGCTCCTCAAGGGCTTCGGCCAGCCTAAGGGGTATTCGTCACGCCCGGGCTTGTCCCGGGCATCCACGTCTTTGCCGCCCCAAAAGCAAGGAAGGCGTGGATGGCCGGGACAAGCCCGGCCATGACGAAATAGCTAGGCCTTCCAACGAAGCGCTGGTCGCCAGACCCTCTCGACGGAGCGAGAGCCGCGTCAGGCGTTGCCCATCGCCTTTTCGATGGCCGAGAGCGCCGCACCCGCTTGGGCGCCGTCGGGCCCGCCGGCCTGCGCCATGTCAGGCCGCCCGCCGCCGCCCTTGCCGCCGAGCGCTTCGGAAGCGACCCGCACCAGATCGACCGCGTTGAAGCGGGACGTGAGATCGCTGGTGACGCCGACGACGACGCCGGCCTTGCCGTCCCCGGTGACGCCGACAATGGCGACCACGCCGGATCCGAGCTGTTTCTTGCCGTCATCGGCGAGGCTCTTGAGATCCTTCATCTCGATGCCTTCGACCGAGCGTGCCATCAGCTTGACGTTGCCGACCTCACGGACGCCGGCCGCACCTGCTCCCGATCCGTTGGATCCGGAGGCGCCGCCGCCCATCGCCAGCTTCTTGCGTGCATCCGCCAGATCGCGCTCCAGTCGCTTGCGCTCTTCCACCAGTGACGCAATGCGGGCCGGCACTTCCTCGGGCGTGGTGCGCAGTTCCGCCGCTGCCGACCTCGCGAGCGCCATGGTGTCGTTGGCATGTTTGCGCGCATGGCGCCCGGTCAGCGCCTCGATACGGCGAACGCCGGAAGCCACCGCGCTTTCGCCGGTCACCGAAATCAGGCCGATATCGCCGGTCCGGCGCACATGGGTGCCGCCGCACAGTTCGACCGACCAGCCGAGCGCGTTGCTGCCGTGCTCGCGCGCGGTGCTGCCCATTGAAACCACCCGCACCTCGTCGCCGTATTTTTCGCCGAACAGGGCGCGCGCGCCGGCGTCGCGGGCGTCGTCCACCGCCATCAGCCGCGTGGTGACCTCGTCGTTTTCCAGCACCACATCGTTGGCGATATCCTCGATCCGGCTCAACTCTTCCGGCGTGATCGGCTTTGGATGAACGAAGTCAAAGCGCAGCCGGTCCGGCGCCACCAGCGAACCGCGCTGCGCGATATGGTCGCCGAGCACCTGCCGCAATGCTTCGTGCAGCAGATGCGTCGCCGAGTGATTGGCGCGGATCGAGGTGCGCCTGATATGATCGACCTCGAGTAGCAGCGCCGTACCCGGCTTCAGCGTGCCCTGTTCCACCGTGCCGACATGCACGAAGAGATCGCCGGCCTTCTTCTGGGTGTCGGTGACGCGAAACCGCACGCCATCGCCGGTCATCATGCCGGTATCGCCGACCTGGCCGCCGGACTCCGCATAGAACGGCGTCTGGTTCAGAACGACGGCGCCGGACTCGCCGGCCTTGAGGTTTTCAACCTCCCTGCCGTCGCTCACGAGAGCACCCACCACGCCTTCGGCGGTCTCGGTCTCGTAACCCAGAAATTCGGTGGCGCCGAGTTTTTCGCGCAGCGGAAACCAGACGTTCTCGCTGGCGGTATCGCCGCTTCCCGCCCATGCCGCGCGGGCCTTGGCGCGCTGCCGATCCATCGCGTCGGTGAAGGAAGCGATGTCGACGCCGATGCCGCGGTTGCGCAGCGCGTCCTGGGTGAGATCGAGCGGAAAGCCATAGGTGTCGTACAGCGTAAAGGCGGTCTCGCCGTCGAACATGTCGCCTTCCTTCAAGGTGGCGCTCTTCTCGTCGAGGATCGACAGTCCGCGTTCCAGCGTCTTGCGAAACCGCGTCTCTTCCAGCCGCAGCGTTTCCTCGATCAGGTTTTCGGCGCGCACCAGTTCGGGATAGGCCTGGCCCATCTCGCGGACCAGCGCCCACACCAGCCGATGCATCAGCGGATCCCTGGCACCGAGCAACTGGGCATGGCGCATGGCGCGACGCATGATCCGGCGCAGCACATAGCCGCGGCCTTCGTTCGAGGGCAATACGCCGTCGGCGATCAGGAACGACGAGGCGCGCAGATGATCGGCGATGACGCGCAGCGACGCCTTCTGCTCGCCCTTCGGGTTCGCACCGGTCAAATCAGCAATGGCGCGGATCAGAGCTACGAACAGATCGATGTCGTAATTGTCGTGCTTGCCCTGCAACACCGCCGCGACCCGTTCCAGGCCGGCGCCGGTATCGATCGATGGTTTCGGCAGCGGGTTGCGCACGCCGCCCTCGAGCTGCTCGAACTGCATGAACACGAGATTCCAGATCTCGATGAAGCGATCGCCATCGGCTTCCGGCGAACCCGGAGGCCCGCCCCAGATCTTGTCGCCGTGGTCGTAGAAGATTTCCGAACAGGGTCCGCACGGGCCGGTGTCGCCCATCTGCCAGAAATTGTCTGATCCAGCGATGCGGATGATGCGGGACTCCGGCAGGCCAGCGATCTTCTTCCAGAGATTGAAGGCCTCGTCGTCGTCGATGTAGACGGTCGCCGTCAGCTTGTCCTTGGGCAGGCCGAACTCTTTGGTGACCAGATTCCAGGCGAGCTCGATGGCGCGGTCCTTGAAGTAGTCGCCGAACGAGAAATTGCCGAGCATCTCGAAAAACGTATGATGCCGCGCGGTATAGCCGACATTGTCGAGATCGTTGTGCTTGCCGCCGGCGCGGACGCATTTCTGCGAGGTGGTGGCGCGCTGATAGGGCCGCTTCTCGACGCCGGTAAAGACGTTCTTGAATTGTACCATGCCGGCATTGGTGAACATCAGCGTCGGGTCGTTGCGCGGCACCAGCGGGGACGACGGCACGATTTCGTGGCCGTTGTCCTTGAAAAAATTCAGAAATGCCGACCTGATCTCGTTAACGCCGCTCATATCCATCCAATCGCGAAATTGCCCGGGCCTGACCGCAAACCAGCCGTGATGTTCCGGCGCATCGCTTTTAGACCGGGCGGGATGGCGGTGTCCAGAAAGTGTGCAGGGGATCAGTGGCTTGCCGCATCAGCGCAAGACCCCGTTGATAGTTGCTGCAGCTGCGTTGACAGCCTTGGTGCAGCCGTGTTTTCTTCCTATCTGTAAGAGATAGTCACGTCGGGAGAGATCGGCTACGACGCCGGCGCCGAAGGAGCAACCGCCCCGGAAACTCTCAGGCAAACGGACCGCGTGACTTGCTAGCATCTGGAAAGAGACGCCGACGGGTTCAAGCCCGGACGTGTCCGCCGACGGGATAATACTCTCAGGCACAGCGACAGATGGGGCTTCGACTGGTTTTCGAGGAATCGTCCTCGGGAACCGCGAGGGCCCTGTAATGCTTGCGCGCGACGAACAATCCCCGCTGAAACGTACCCCTCTGCACGCGGTCCATCTCGCGAGCGGCGGCAAGATGGTGCCGTTCGCGGGCTATGACATGCCGGTGCAATATGCAACCGGCGTGCTCAGGGAACACCTTCATACCCGCGCCAATGCCGGCCTGTTCGACGTCTCGCATATGGGCCAGATCGCGCTGCGCCCGAAATCCGGCAAGCTCGAGGACGCCGCTTTGGCGCTGGAGCGGCTGGTGCCCCAGGACATTCTTGCCATCCCGGCCAGCCGGCAGCGTTACGCGCAGTTCACCAACGCTGTGGGGGGCATTCTCGACGACCTGATGGTGGCGAATTTCGGCAGCCATCTGTTCCTGGTGGTCAACGCCGCCTGCAAGGCCGAGGACGAGGCGCTTTTGCGCGCCAACCTGTCGGACGCGTGCGTGGTCGAGCCGCTCGCCGATCGCGCGCTGATCGCGCTGCAGGGGCCGAAGGCGGAATCGGTGCTGGCAAAGCTTTGTGCGGACGCGCCTGACATGCGGTTCATGGACGCCGGGCCCCGCCGGGTCGGCGGCATCGAATGTTACGTCTCGCGCTCCGGCTACACCGGCGAGGACGGTTTTGAGATTTCGGTCCCGGCTGAGCGGGCCGAGGAATTGGCGAAAGCGCTGCTGGCGAACAGCGACGTGCTGCCGATCGGGCTTGGCGCGCGCGACAGCCTGCGGCTCGAGGCCGGACTTTGCCTGTATGGCCATGACATCGACGCCACGACGACGCCGGTCGAGGGCGCACTGGAATGGTCGATTCAAAAAAGCCGCCGCCATGGCGGCACGCGTGCCGGTGGTTTTCCCGGCGCGGATGCGATCCTGCCGCAGTTCGAACAAGGCGCGCCGCGCCGCCGCGTCGGCCTGAGGCCGGAGGGCCGTGCCCCGGTGCGCGAAGGCGCGCTTTTATTTGCGGATGCCACTTCATCCGAACCGATCGGCACCGTCACCTCCGGCGGCTTTGGACCCAGCGTCAATGCTCCCGTGGCGATGGGCTATCTGCCGTCGACGCAGGCCGCGTCAGGCGGCCTGGTGTTCGCCGAGTTGCGCGGTCAGCGCCTGCCGCTGCGGATCGCGCCGATGCCCTTCGTTCCCAACACCTACAAACGTTGAACTTGCAAACGTTGAACTTGCAAACGCTGAAACTTGCAAACGCCAGAGGATTTTTCATGACGACGCTGTTCACACCAGACCATGAGTGGCTCCGCATCGAGGGCGACGTCGCCACCATCGGCGTCACCGACTATGCGCAGTCGCAACTCGGTGACGTCGTGTTCGTCGAACTGCCCAAAGTCGGCCGCAGCCTGAAAAAGGCCGAAGCCGCAGCCGTGGTCGAATCGGTCAAGGCGGCCTCGGACGTCTACGCGCCGATTTCGGGCGAAGTAATGGAAGTCAACGACGCCGTGTCAGCCGAGCCGGCGCTGGTGAATTCCGACGCCGCCGGCAAGGCCTGGTTTTTCAAATTGAAAATCGCTGACCGAAGCGAACTCGACGGCCTGATGGATGAGGCCGCGTACGCCAAACATACGGCCTGAAATGGAGCACGTTGTGTTCGTTCGAAAGAATCCGGTCCGTACTCTACCATCGTCATGCCCGGCCTTGTGCCGGGCATCCACGTCTTCCTTTTTTCAGTCAAAGACGTGGATGGCCGGGACAAGCCCGGCCATGACGTGTTGATGCAATTCGACGCGATGAGGAACACCCCATGACCGCGCACCGCAAACCCGCCGCCGAGCCCGCCGCCACCTTCGTGCGCCGCCACATCGGCCCCTCGCCCCGCGATGTCGCGGCGATGCTGGAGACCGTCGGCGCAACAAGCCTCGGCGCGCTGATGGCCGAAACCCTGCCGTCTTCGATCCGGCAGAAGGCGCCGCTCGATCTCGGCTCTCCCCTGAGCGAGACCGAATCGCTTTCGCATATGCGCGAACTGGCCTCGCAGAACCAGGTCTTCACTTCGCTGATCGGCCAGGGCTATGCGGGGACGATTTTGCCGGCGGTGATCCAGCGCAACATCCTGGAAAACCCCGCCTGGTACACCGCCTATACGCCGTATCAGCCGGAGATCAGCCAGGGCCGCTTGGAAGCCTTGTTCAACTTCCAGACCATGATCTGCGATCTCACCGGGCTCGATGTCGCCAACGCCTCGCTGCTGGATGAAGCCACCGCGGCGGCGGAAGCGATGGCACTGGCGGAGCGGTCCGCGCAGACGAAGACCAAGGCATTCTTCGTCGATTCGGAGGTGCATCCGCAGACGCTGGCGGTGCTACGCACCCGCGCCGAGCCGCTGGGGTGGACGTTGATAACAGGCGATCTCACGACCGATCTTGCTGACGCCGAGGTGTTCGGGGCGCTGCTGCAGTATCCGGGAACGACGGGCGCGGTGCGCGATTTGCGTCCGGCGATCGCCGCGTTGCGCGCCAGGGGCGCGCTGGCGATCGTCGCCGCCGATCTGCTGGCGCTGACGCTATTGGCCTCGCCAGGCGAACTCGGCGCCGATATCGCGATCGGATCGGCGCAGCGTTTTGGGGTACCGATGGGCTACGGCGGCCCCCACGCCGCCTACATGGCGGTACGCGACGCGCTGAAGCGCGGACTGCCCGGCCGCATCGTCGGGCTGTCGGTCGATTCGCGGGGGCAACCCGCCTATCGGCTGGCGCTGCAGACCCGCGAGCAGCACATCCGCCGCGAGAAGGCGACCTCCAACATCTGCACCGCGCAGGTGCTGCTGGCGGTGATCGCCTCGATGTACGCGGTCTATCACGGCCCGGAAGGCCTGACCGACATCGCCCGCGTCGTGCATCGCCGCGCTGCCGTGCTGGCGGCGGGGTTGCGGAAGCTTGGCTTTAAGCCGCAATCCGAGGCGTTCTTTGACACGGTGACAGTGGATACCGTCGATAGGCAGAGCGAGATCGTCGCCCGCGCGCTTGCTGAAAAGATCAATTTGCGAATTGGCCAGCGTACGCTCGGCATCGCGCTGGACGAAACCACGACGCCTGATGTGGTCGAGGCGGTGTGGCGCGCCTTCGGCGGCGAACTGGCTTATGCCGATATCGAAGCGGGCGCGCGGGATGCGCTTCCTGCGGAATTGAAACGCAACAGCGCGTTTCTGACCCACCCGGTATTTCACGCCCACCGCTCCGAGACCGAACTGTTGCGCTACATGCGCAAACTGAGCGACCGCGATCTGGCACTCGACCGCGCGATGATTCCGCTGGGCTCATGTACGATGAAGCTCAACGCCACCTCCGAGATGATCCCGCTGACCTGGCCCGAATTCGGCAGCTTGCATCCGTTCGCGCCGCGCGAGCAGGCCAAGGGCTATCACGCGCTGTTTGCGCGGCTGGAGAAATGCATGTGCGACATCACCGGCTATGACGCGATCTCGCTGCAGCCGAATTCCGGCGCGCAGGGCGAATATGCCGGGTTGCTGGCGATTCGCGGCTATCACGCCGCCCGCGGCGAGCCGCATCGCAAGGTGTGCCTGATCCCCTCCTCCGCCCACGGCACCAATCCGGCGTCCGCCAGCATGGCCGGGATGGAGGTCGTGGTGGTGGCCTGCGATATCAGGGGCGACGTCGATGTGGACGATTTGCGCGCCAAGGCGGAAAAACATTCGAAAAATCTCGCCGCCATCATGATTACCTATCCCTCCACCCATGGCGTGTTCGAGGAACATATAAGCGAGATCTGCGACATCGTGCACGGCCACGGCGGACAGGTCTATCTCGACGGCGCCAACCTGAATGCACAGGTCGGCTTGTCCCGGCCCGGCGATTACGGCGCCGATGTCAGCCAT is part of the Bradyrhizobium erythrophlei genome and encodes:
- the gcvH gene encoding glycine cleavage system protein GcvH, yielding MTTLFTPDHEWLRIEGDVATIGVTDYAQSQLGDVVFVELPKVGRSLKKAEAAAVVESVKAASDVYAPISGEVMEVNDAVSAEPALVNSDAAGKAWFFKLKIADRSELDGLMDEAAYAKHTA
- the alaS gene encoding alanine--tRNA ligase; translation: MSGVNEIRSAFLNFFKDNGHEIVPSSPLVPRNDPTLMFTNAGMVQFKNVFTGVEKRPYQRATTSQKCVRAGGKHNDLDNVGYTARHHTFFEMLGNFSFGDYFKDRAIELAWNLVTKEFGLPKDKLTATVYIDDDEAFNLWKKIAGLPESRIIRIAGSDNFWQMGDTGPCGPCSEIFYDHGDKIWGGPPGSPEADGDRFIEIWNLVFMQFEQLEGGVRNPLPKPSIDTGAGLERVAAVLQGKHDNYDIDLFVALIRAIADLTGANPKGEQKASLRVIADHLRASSFLIADGVLPSNEGRGYVLRRIMRRAMRHAQLLGARDPLMHRLVWALVREMGQAYPELVRAENLIEETLRLEETRFRKTLERGLSILDEKSATLKEGDMFDGETAFTLYDTYGFPLDLTQDALRNRGIGVDIASFTDAMDRQRAKARAAWAGSGDTASENVWFPLREKLGATEFLGYETETAEGVVGALVSDGREVENLKAGESGAVVLNQTPFYAESGGQVGDTGMMTGDGVRFRVTDTQKKAGDLFVHVGTVEQGTLKPGTALLLEVDHIRRTSIRANHSATHLLHEALRQVLGDHIAQRGSLVAPDRLRFDFVHPKPITPEELSRIEDIANDVVLENDEVTTRLMAVDDARDAGARALFGEKYGDEVRVVSMGSTAREHGSNALGWSVELCGGTHVRRTGDIGLISVTGESAVASGVRRIEALTGRHARKHANDTMALARSAAAELRTTPEEVPARIASLVEERKRLERDLADARKKLAMGGGASGSNGSGAGAAGVREVGNVKLMARSVEGIEMKDLKSLADDGKKQLGSGVVAIVGVTGDGKAGVVVGVTSDLTSRFNAVDLVRVASEALGGKGGGGRPDMAQAGGPDGAQAGAALSAIEKAMGNA
- the gcvP gene encoding aminomethyl-transferring glycine dehydrogenase, with the protein product MTAHRKPAAEPAATFVRRHIGPSPRDVAAMLETVGATSLGALMAETLPSSIRQKAPLDLGSPLSETESLSHMRELASQNQVFTSLIGQGYAGTILPAVIQRNILENPAWYTAYTPYQPEISQGRLEALFNFQTMICDLTGLDVANASLLDEATAAAEAMALAERSAQTKTKAFFVDSEVHPQTLAVLRTRAEPLGWTLITGDLTTDLADAEVFGALLQYPGTTGAVRDLRPAIAALRARGALAIVAADLLALTLLASPGELGADIAIGSAQRFGVPMGYGGPHAAYMAVRDALKRGLPGRIVGLSVDSRGQPAYRLALQTREQHIRREKATSNICTAQVLLAVIASMYAVYHGPEGLTDIARVVHRRAAVLAAGLRKLGFKPQSEAFFDTVTVDTVDRQSEIVARALAEKINLRIGQRTLGIALDETTTPDVVEAVWRAFGGELAYADIEAGARDALPAELKRNSAFLTHPVFHAHRSETELLRYMRKLSDRDLALDRAMIPLGSCTMKLNATSEMIPLTWPEFGSLHPFAPREQAKGYHALFARLEKCMCDITGYDAISLQPNSGAQGEYAGLLAIRGYHAARGEPHRKVCLIPSSAHGTNPASASMAGMEVVVVACDIRGDVDVDDLRAKAEKHSKNLAAIMITYPSTHGVFEEHISEICDIVHGHGGQVYLDGANLNAQVGLSRPGDYGADVSHLNLHKTFCIPHGGGGPGMGPIGVRAHLAPFLPGHPVTDDADPRPVGPVSAAPFGSASILTISYIYILMMGGEGLTRATEIAILNANYIAARLDPHFPVLYRNAKGRVAHECIVDPRPLKTSSGVTVDDIAKRLIDYGFHAPTMSFPVPGTLMIEPTESESKAELDRFCEAMIAIRREISEIESGRWKVEASPLRHAPHTVHDIADDAWARAYSRAEGCFPAGTSRTDKYWCPVGRVDNVYGDRNLVCSCPPIEDYAQAAE
- the gcvT gene encoding glycine cleavage system aminomethyltransferase GcvT, whose product is MLARDEQSPLKRTPLHAVHLASGGKMVPFAGYDMPVQYATGVLREHLHTRANAGLFDVSHMGQIALRPKSGKLEDAALALERLVPQDILAIPASRQRYAQFTNAVGGILDDLMVANFGSHLFLVVNAACKAEDEALLRANLSDACVVEPLADRALIALQGPKAESVLAKLCADAPDMRFMDAGPRRVGGIECYVSRSGYTGEDGFEISVPAERAEELAKALLANSDVLPIGLGARDSLRLEAGLCLYGHDIDATTTPVEGALEWSIQKSRRHGGTRAGGFPGADAILPQFEQGAPRRRVGLRPEGRAPVREGALLFADATSSEPIGTVTSGGFGPSVNAPVAMGYLPSTQAASGGLVFAELRGQRLPLRIAPMPFVPNTYKR
- a CDS encoding cyclic nucleotide-gated ion channel; the protein is MAILARRRRLNDPDLRDRLYELLEHDHLPYSVGSRFVRLIISIIILDVLAMVLASVPEFDARIGWLFTIIKIGAVIIFALEYAARLWSVVGHSPRKRSPTQDRTEYALSSLGIIDLLAFLPASIALIAGSRSTLVLLGMLPFFKLVRYSPAMRSLLAALHAERRTLIGCLVILTGAVLVFASLLYAIEHEVQPDKFGTIPQAMWWAIVTLGTVGYGDVVPVTPLGKLVSVFTIVGGLTMIALPVAIISTAFADEVRRRDFIVTWGMLARVPLFSHLAAAEIADIMRLLRAQTIEPGEILVRRGDTASSMYFITAGEVEIELPSRRVRLPDGTFFGEIALLRRTKRSGTVTATRKTKLLALDAQDFHALIERVPVLAAHVRKTAKSRLADTGEALRGDLADDEIAQAAHEDGVADK